In Euphorbia lathyris chromosome 10, ddEupLath1.1, whole genome shotgun sequence, a single genomic region encodes these proteins:
- the LOC136208891 gene encoding alpha carbonic anhydrase 7-like, whose product MKNQTPYIFFSATTALIVLFSHSASVSAHVEVEDERDFDYIRGSEKGPEKWGKLKKEWSSCNNGSLQSPVDMSNQRVKIIRNAGNWRRNYKPSNSTVKNRGHDISVQWEGKEAGSIYINGTQYFLQQCHWHSPSEHTINGRRYEMELHMVHENTDPNVKNKIAVVGLLYKIGQPDSFLSKLLNDVNLGSMINHEQGKNMGMVDPRNIKMDGKKYYRYLGSLTVPPCTEGVIWTINNKIRTVSKGQVKALREAVHDYAEQNARPVQPLNRREIQLHA is encoded by the exons ATGAAGAATCAAACACCATACATTTTCTTCTCTGCTACTACTGCGTTAATTGTTCTTTTTTCACATTCAGCATCAGTTTCAGCTCATGTAGAAGTTG AAGATGAGAGGGATTTTGATTACATAAGAGGAAGTGAAAAGGGACCTGAAAAGTGGGGAAAGCTTAAGAAAGAATGGTCTTCTTGCAACAATGGAAGTCTGCAATCTCCTGTTGATATGTCTAATCAAAGAGTCAAAATTATTAGAAATGCTGGAAATTGGAGGAGGAATTACAAACCTTCTAATTCTACTGTCAAAAATAGAGGTCATGATATCTCG GTTCAGTGGGAGGGGAAAGAAGCAGGATCAATATATATAAATGGGACACAATACTTTCTTCAACAATGCCATTGGCATTCTCCTTCTGAACATACCATTAATGGCAGAAG GTATGAAATGGAGCTTCACATGGTTCATGAAAACACAGACCCTAatgtcaaaaacaaaatagcTGTTGTTGGACTTCTCTACAAGATTGGTCAACCTGATTCTTTCCTATCCAAG TTGCTCAATGATGTAAATTTGGGTTCCATGATTAATCATGAACAAGGGAAAAATATGGGAATGGTAGATCCAAGAAATATCAAAATGGATGGCAAAAAATATTATAGATATTTGGGTTCACTCACTGTTCCTCCTTGTACTGAAGGTGTTATTTGGACCATAAACAACaag ATAAGAACAGTTTCAAAAGGTCAAGTGAAAGCACTCAGAGAGGCTGTCCATGAT TATGCAGAGCAAAATGCAAGGCCAGTTCAACCACTTAATAGAAGAGAGATTCAACTTCATGCTTGA